In a single window of the Melioribacteraceae bacterium genome:
- a CDS encoding ATP-binding protein, whose product MSEEERKKIEANQKKLEEAYRTLLPWWGALNIQYPLEKKTLSEVEGYLNRVYLFPLAEITINNTVENIAEFINERYQTILSAIYSAGLSIATIIKGERGKIEVYLGFIAEDGVTNDPKYFESIINGVLPGEKIKYEDNINLASLVVNLPSGGIVTGIPSLKIEDEKQQFKLSSVIRSMYGREYLLVILSKPVSQQEMQNRLVQLLSFRDQCHELVKVSVGEEKGTGKSVSQNEQNTKGISSTKGHSVGVGIGGGIPIGPVIFGGGLSYSHNWSKTETESKTTGTIETTSEQNSLSLTIERQNGLALELEKISDHFIERIMQGFNTGFWETTVTFAAADKVSCDILGGSFIGELSKPSDKLFPPRLYTGDLESKKIFLPLTDSNNPIFPKSLSSYLTSVELSQISAPPKESLPGYEIKKMPPLALTDIKGEGDITLGSIADYGNTLDCNINLSKEDLNKHLFVCGLTGSGKTTTVKHILKSLTEKHHIPFLVLESAKRDYRQLLGDEIFKGKLNVFTIGDATVSPIRFNPFYIQAGVHPSVHIDYLKAIFNASFSLYGPMPHIIEKCLHNIYIKKGWNLTTGMHPNFIKSKNEYDDERYNFPEHFYCFPTLSDLKEEVNNYVKEELEYKGELRDNIRTAIVARLESLCVGAKGLMFNTYDFYPMEKLLNKSTIFEMENLADDDDKAFFVGLILVLLSEYRQKDNPAINPGRANKGLQHLLVIEEAHRLLKNVTTERTSEMMGNPKGKAVEVFCNVISEMRALGQGVAVVEQIPTKISPDVIKNSNTKIVHRLVSSDDQSLLAGSLGISDEDALYLTRLKTGHILCHKEGMERPVECVVINDVLSKAKSDRKICEIMNEENIETLHPFETYSLSLLLGKDGNELAVKYLNSFCALDSNHLNALNVECKKEFNKVLIQKNLQRQFLVSIYSDFITLKIHEFLNRGLYSISLKLPNGFKDNLFSAIESSDKSSYKSLIKELKNIWGVEPKLFIMEIVQELSLKILLKKKNDFTAEKVNSIVASFFVINSQKITEEISQNIVKKTGDING is encoded by the coding sequence ATGAGTGAAGAAGAAAGAAAAAAAATCGAAGCGAACCAAAAGAAACTTGAAGAAGCATATCGGACACTCCTGCCTTGGTGGGGTGCTTTAAATATTCAATACCCTTTAGAAAAGAAAACTTTATCGGAAGTTGAAGGATATTTGAACAGAGTATATTTATTTCCCTTAGCAGAAATAACAATTAATAACACCGTTGAGAACATAGCAGAATTTATTAATGAAAGATATCAGACCATTCTTTCGGCAATATATTCTGCCGGCTTGTCGATCGCGACTATTATTAAAGGAGAAAGGGGTAAAATAGAGGTTTATTTGGGTTTTATAGCAGAAGACGGCGTTACTAATGACCCCAAATACTTTGAATCGATCATAAATGGAGTATTACCCGGTGAAAAAATAAAATATGAAGACAATATAAATCTTGCTTCGTTGGTTGTAAATCTCCCAAGTGGAGGTATCGTTACCGGAATTCCTTCCTTAAAAATTGAAGATGAAAAACAGCAATTCAAATTGTCTTCAGTCATAAGAAGTATGTATGGCAGAGAGTATTTACTGGTTATTCTTTCAAAACCGGTAAGTCAACAAGAAATGCAGAATAGGTTGGTGCAACTTTTAAGTTTTAGAGATCAATGCCACGAACTTGTAAAAGTTTCCGTGGGAGAAGAAAAAGGAACCGGAAAATCAGTTTCTCAAAATGAACAGAATACCAAAGGTATTTCATCGACAAAAGGGCATAGTGTCGGTGTCGGTATTGGCGGTGGTATCCCAATTGGACCAGTAATTTTTGGAGGTGGATTAAGTTATTCTCATAACTGGTCAAAGACAGAAACCGAAAGCAAAACAACCGGAACAATAGAGACAACATCAGAGCAAAACTCTTTGTCACTCACGATAGAAAGACAAAACGGTTTGGCACTTGAACTTGAAAAAATTTCTGATCACTTTATTGAAAGGATTATGCAAGGTTTTAACACCGGTTTTTGGGAAACCACGGTTACTTTTGCCGCCGCTGACAAGGTATCTTGTGATATTTTAGGTGGAAGTTTTATTGGCGAACTTTCAAAACCTAGCGATAAACTATTTCCTCCTCGATTATACACTGGTGATCTTGAATCAAAGAAAATATTTTTACCTTTAACAGATTCAAACAACCCTATTTTTCCCAAAAGTCTTTCTTCATATTTAACAAGTGTAGAACTTTCACAAATCAGCGCACCACCAAAAGAATCGCTACCTGGCTATGAAATTAAAAAAATGCCGCCGCTTGCCTTGACAGATATTAAAGGGGAAGGTGATATAACTCTCGGCTCTATTGCAGATTATGGAAATACATTGGATTGCAATATCAATCTTTCCAAGGAAGATCTTAACAAACACCTATTTGTATGCGGCTTAACCGGAAGCGGTAAAACGACAACAGTTAAGCATATTCTAAAAAGTTTAACAGAAAAACACCACATTCCATTTTTAGTTTTGGAATCAGCAAAAAGAGACTACAGACAATTGCTTGGGGATGAAATATTTAAAGGGAAGTTGAATGTTTTTACCATCGGAGATGCCACTGTCAGTCCTATTCGTTTTAATCCATTTTACATTCAAGCGGGTGTACATCCCTCTGTTCATATTGATTACTTAAAAGCGATTTTTAATGCCAGCTTTTCGCTTTATGGTCCGATGCCTCATATAATCGAAAAATGTCTGCACAATATTTATATTAAAAAGGGCTGGAACTTAACAACCGGAATGCACCCCAATTTTATCAAATCAAAAAATGAATATGATGATGAACGATATAACTTTCCAGAACATTTTTATTGTTTTCCTACTCTTTCAGATTTGAAGGAAGAGGTTAACAATTATGTGAAAGAAGAACTTGAATACAAAGGTGAACTCAGAGACAACATCCGCACAGCTATTGTTGCAAGATTAGAAAGTCTTTGTGTAGGGGCAAAGGGATTGATGTTTAATACATACGACTTTTATCCAATGGAAAAATTATTGAATAAAAGCACCATTTTTGAAATGGAAAATTTAGCTGACGACGATGATAAAGCATTTTTTGTGGGATTAATACTCGTTCTTTTGAGTGAATATCGTCAAAAAGATAATCCAGCTATTAATCCTGGCAGAGCAAATAAAGGATTACAACATCTACTGGTGATAGAAGAAGCTCATCGATTACTTAAAAATGTAACTACAGAGCGAACAAGTGAAATGATGGGCAATCCGAAAGGTAAAGCAGTCGAAGTTTTCTGTAATGTAATTTCTGAAATGAGAGCATTAGGACAAGGCGTTGCAGTAGTTGAACAAATTCCGACAAAAATATCACCCGATGTTATAAAAAACTCAAACACTAAAATAGTCCATCGATTAGTTTCTTCAGATGACCAATCGCTCCTGGCGGGTTCATTGGGTATTTCTGATGAAGATGCTCTTTATTTAACCAGATTAAAAACGGGTCACATCTTATGTCACAAAGAAGGAATGGAAAGACCGGTTGAATGCGTTGTAATCAATGATGTTTTAAGTAAAGCAAAGAGTGATAGAAAAATATGCGAAATTATGAACGAAGAAAATATTGAAACATTACATCCATTTGAAACTTACAGTTTATCTCTTCTTCTAGGCAAAGATGGGAATGAATTAGCTGTTAAGTATTTAAATTCATTTTGCGCATTAGATTCCAATCACCTTAATGCTCTAAATGTAGAATGTAAAAAAGAATTTAATAAGGTCTTGATTCAAAAAAATCTTCAAAGACAATTCTTAGTATCAATTTATTCCGATTTTATTACGTTAAAGATTCATGAGTTTTTGAACAGAGGCTTATATTCAATATCTCTCAAACTTCCGAATGGATTTAAAGATAATTTATTCTCGGCAATTGAAAGTTCTGATAAATCAAGTTATAAGTCATTAATAAAAGAATTAAAAAATATATGGGGAGTAGAACCAAAGCTATTTATAATGGAAATTGTTCAAGAATTATCCTTGAAGATATTGTTAAAAAAGAAAAACGACTTTACAGCAGAAAAAGTAAATTCAATTGTAGCATCTTTTTTTGTAATAAACAGTCAAAAGATAACTGAAGAAATTTCTCAAAACATTGTGAAGAAAACTGGAGATATAAATGGTTGA
- a CDS encoding dynamin family protein: MIGSAFKNQKDNVIDLYDGYKRIRGKDNDGINLEFLESRVNALINGKYTLAVAGEVNAGKSTFINALLGVELLPSDVLQSSSAIVEICKSNEPYLKVQYAAGNEIILNHGEMASDGDIFQRKIKEVCSINDKHRDLPTTLIDNYIIKSNNKIEVTDKLINILEQNSQLYLSDKQELLKEYIEKRSKDDIPIEIQIGFPLKWDFDQLRIVDSPGVNAVGGVQDISFEYFEEANAIIFINRIDPIESKSFRDFVNSVITERSKETLFLVLTHAGLKTDEDVIRLQTEAKRLYKNDISEEKILVVDSILKLIYNDIRNNISVEQIEESSPIKADILPKFQRKAEKQNSTLENILLQNSHFEELFDTIDRFSLQAPSLQLIEIMEKIKEGYNNQEEQLADEVNLKKKKKINPQVFEEEIERIKSALNKYENLTHKTKEEFEQSYTGRHSNWNAKIKELKLKYPELINSGTSAENIRKHFADAFNEVDKTIEKFSKSITKELNLKLQESGKKFQEEHKITIPKVDLDAIENEASKTAYKKEDVIEEQTKSYEERRWYTLWLYKHTVYYTERVKTGERDVFDDDLYVGNLKSSLIDEFYKIVNDLPNKSKEVLQSYLSNFEKNIKDVIDERKNALEKEIKKKQSNDELIREINELEIKKKSIQPVLKRAEEIMEDLK; encoded by the coding sequence ATGATAGGTAGTGCTTTTAAAAATCAAAAAGACAATGTAATTGATTTATACGATGGTTATAAACGAATTAGAGGAAAAGACAATGATGGAATAAATTTAGAGTTTTTGGAGAGTAGAGTTAATGCTTTAATAAATGGGAAGTATACTCTTGCTGTCGCTGGTGAAGTTAATGCCGGAAAGTCTACTTTTATTAATGCACTTTTAGGTGTTGAATTACTTCCATCTGATGTACTTCAATCTTCTTCTGCTATTGTTGAAATTTGCAAATCGAATGAACCGTATTTGAAAGTTCAGTATGCTGCTGGTAATGAAATAATCCTGAATCATGGTGAAATGGCTTCGGATGGAGATATTTTTCAAAGAAAAATTAAAGAAGTATGCAGCATTAATGATAAGCATAGAGATTTACCTACAACCTTAATAGATAACTATATAATTAAAAGTAATAACAAGATAGAAGTAACCGATAAGTTAATTAATATTTTAGAGCAAAATTCACAATTGTATTTATCCGACAAGCAAGAACTTCTTAAGGAGTACATTGAAAAGCGGTCTAAGGATGATATCCCAATTGAAATACAAATAGGATTCCCATTAAAATGGGATTTTGATCAGCTAAGAATAGTTGACAGCCCTGGCGTTAATGCTGTAGGCGGAGTTCAAGACATTTCATTTGAATATTTTGAAGAGGCAAACGCAATCATTTTTATTAACAGAATAGATCCCATAGAATCTAAGTCTTTTCGGGATTTCGTTAATTCAGTAATAACAGAAAGAAGCAAAGAAACATTATTTTTAGTTTTAACGCACGCTGGTTTAAAAACAGATGAAGATGTTATCCGATTACAAACAGAGGCTAAACGGCTTTATAAAAATGATATATCGGAAGAAAAAATATTAGTCGTAGATAGCATACTGAAGTTGATCTATAACGACATAAGAAATAATATAAGCGTAGAACAAATCGAAGAATCTTCTCCTATCAAAGCAGATATTCTTCCAAAATTCCAAAGGAAAGCCGAGAAACAGAACAGCACCTTAGAAAATATTCTGCTTCAGAATTCACATTTTGAAGAATTGTTTGACACTATCGATAGATTTTCTTTACAAGCACCAAGTTTGCAACTAATCGAAATAATGGAAAAGATTAAAGAAGGATATAACAATCAAGAAGAGCAGTTAGCCGATGAAGTTAATCTAAAAAAGAAGAAAAAGATTAACCCACAAGTATTTGAGGAAGAAATAGAACGGATAAAAAGTGCACTTAATAAATATGAGAATCTCACACATAAAACAAAGGAAGAGTTTGAACAAAGCTACACTGGAAGACATTCAAACTGGAATGCAAAAATAAAAGAGCTTAAACTAAAATACCCGGAACTAATAAATTCTGGTACGTCTGCTGAAAATATAAGAAAGCATTTTGCTGATGCCTTTAATGAAGTTGATAAAACTATTGAAAAATTTTCAAAATCAATTACAAAAGAACTGAATTTAAAACTTCAAGAATCCGGCAAGAAGTTTCAAGAAGAGCATAAAATCACCATCCCCAAAGTTGACCTTGATGCAATTGAAAACGAAGCAAGTAAAACTGCTTATAAGAAAGAGGACGTTATAGAAGAGCAAACTAAATCTTATGAAGAGCGAAGATGGTACACTCTATGGCTTTACAAACACACGGTTTATTATACTGAACGAGTTAAGACCGGGGAAAGAGATGTATTTGATGATGATTTATACGTGGGAAATTTGAAATCGAGTCTAATTGATGAGTTTTATAAAATAGTAAATGATTTGCCAAATAAATCTAAAGAAGTGTTGCAAAGTTATCTGTCTAATTTCGAGAAAAATATTAAAGATGTTATTGACGAAAGAAAGAATGCATTAGAAAAAGAGATAAAGAAGAAGCAATCAAATGACGAATTAATTAGAGAAATTAATGAATTAGAAATAAAAAAAAAGTCAATCCAACCAGTGTTAAAAAGAGCAGAGGAAATTATGGAGGACTTAAAATGA